The Microbacterium amylolyticum genome includes the window AGCCCCGCGCAGTTTGATGTTGATGGAGGGCGCGTCGAGGCGGCGATGAGCCTGTACGGCATGAAGCGCGCCCACCTCGTCACGCAGGCCGGCGAAGTGCGTCTCGAGCCGAATGCGGGAACGGCGGAAAAATGGCGTGAAGACATCGACCGTCGCTACCCGGTTGCCAGCCGGATCGTGTCCGCCGCGTCGTGGGTCATCCTCGTTCTCGCCCTCGTCGTGGCGGTCACAGAAGTGACCGCGCTCGTTCTGCCGATCGTGGGTATCGCTGACGGGGCGTTACCTCGTTTACCGACGTCGGTGTCCGCTCCGCTGGGCGGGCTCGGGCTCGTTGCCGCGCTGGACCGTGCCCTCATGATGCGCCACACCCGGTGGCTCGATTCCTGACCGTTACGGAAGGCGCGGAACGGCGTCCAGGAGGCGGCGCGTGTACGGGTGCTGTGGTGCACGGAGAACCTCCGCGGATGTGCCGCGCTCCACGATCGTGCCCTGTGTCATCACGACCGTCTCCTCGCAGAGCGCTTGGACAACGCCGATGTCGTGACTGACCATCACGAGCGTCATACCGGTGTCACGGCGGAGACTGCGCAGGAGATCGATGATCCGCGCGCGCACGGACACGTCGAGCGCCGACAGGGGTTCGTCGCCGAAAAGAACCTCGGGGCCGTGCACGATGGCGCGGGCGAGCGCAATGCGTTGGCGCTGCCCTCCCGAGAACTCGTGCGGATATCGGGACGTGGCGTCCGCTGGAAGCCCGACCTGTGTCAGCACCTCCTGCGTGCGAGCACGGTGGTCGCCGGCGATCCGCAGCGCCCACAGGGGTTCCGCCACGATTCGTCCGACGCTCATTCGCGGATTGAGCGATCCATAGGGATCCTGGAACACCACACCGGTGCGGCGCCGCAGCCAGCGCTGTTCCCCGGCGCGCGCCCCGGCGTCGACGGTGCGCCCGTCGAACGTCACGGTTCCCGAGCTGGGGTGGCCAAGGCCCAGAAGAAGCCGCACGAGCGTGGACTTTCCCGAACCGGATTCGCCGATGATCCCGAGGCTGCTGCCGCGGGTGATGTCGAGGTTGGTCGACATCAGCGCATCGGACGTTCTCCGCGCTGCAAACAGTTCGCGGCGCGGAAGCAGATAGGACTTCGTCAGGCCCCTGGCACTGATGAGCACGTCACTCATCGCCCGGCCTCCACATCGTCGCTGCGGCGTCGCGCAGAAGCCCTCGCGTGACCGGGTGTGCCGGCGTGCTCAGCAGCGTGGAAACAGGGCCCGACTCGACAACGCGGCCCTGGTCGAGAACCACGCCGTGGGTGGCGACGCGGTTCAAAACGGCCAGGTCATGGGTGATGAACAACAGGGACATGCCTTGTGAGGCGACGAGCCCCAGCATCAGCTCGAGGATCTCGGCCTGAACCGTCACATCGAGTGCCGTTGTGGGCTCGTCGGCGATGAGCAGGGTGGGATCCGCGGCGAGGGCCATCGCGATCGCGACGCGCTGTCGCTGCCCTCCCGAGAGTTCGTGGGGGAAACGGAAAACAACGTCGGAGGGGGCGGGCAACCGCACGCGTTCTGCCAGAGCGATCGCGAGGCGTTCGGCCGCTCGCCGTGAGAGACCGCGATGGATGCGCGCTGATTCGCTGATCTGTGCGCCAACGGAGCGGATGGGGTTGAGGGCGCTCTGCGGTTCTTGGAACACGATGGCGATCTCGTTACCGCGGAGCGTGGCCAACTCACGATCCGGGATCCCGAGGAGTTCGCGGCCATTCCAGCGGATCGACCCCGACGCTGTTGCCTCGTGGGGGAGAAGCCCCAAAATCGCCAGCGCCGTCATCGACTTTCCCGATCCGGACTCGCCGATCAGGCCTGCACGCGCCCCGTCCGGCACATGAAACGACACGCGATCCAGCACGGTGGTTCCGCTGATCGTCACGGTGAGATCGGTGACCTCGAGGCTCATGCGATGACCTCCGGTGTCTGCACGGCGCGGGGACGGTCGCGGCGGCTGAGCGTGGGGTCGGTGGCCTCCCGGATCGCATCACCGAGCAGGTTCAGGGCGAGAACAGCCGCGGTGATGGCGAGACCGGGCCACACGACGCTGAGGGGATGCACCGTGATGTACCGCTGCAACTCCGCCAGCAGCAGCCCCCAGCTAGGCTGGGTGACCGACGATCCGAAGCCGAGGTAGGACAGACCCGACTCGGCGAGAACAGCCGCCGCCATCGACCACGACAGCTGAACGATAAAAACCGGCGCCGCGTTCGGAAGCAGATGACGCACGAGGATCTGCCCGCGTGTGAGACCGGAGGCTCGCGCTGCGAGCACAAAATCGGCGCGATTCACACGCCGCAGCTCCGCGCGCGCAACCCGGGCGATGTTCACGCCGTAGCCGATTCCCACGGCCCAGACCACCACCCACAGGGAACCGCCGAAAGCCGCTGACAGCATCATCGCGATCAGGAGAACCGGGAAGGCGATCAACACGTCAACGAGCACCGCGACGACCTCTCGCACGGGCCGCGCCGTGAGGGCGCCGAGCGAGGCGAGGAGCACGCCGATCATCGTGGCGATGAGTCCCGCGCCGGCCGCCACGAACACTGTTGTCCGCGCCCCGGCCATGATCTGCGACAGAATGTCGCGGCCCGTGTCGTCCGTTCCGAGAACGTGTGGCCACCCGGGCGGCTCCCAGCGGGCGTACGCATCGGCGTCACGAGGATCGAACGGGGTCCAGACCGCAGAGACAGCCGCCGCGGCAACGACGATCACGATGATCCCGAGGGCGACGGCGCCCACGGGATTGCGCACGAGGCGCCGGAACCACATCACGATTGCACCTCCGCCGTATCGCGCTGCCGCGGGTCGATCGCCCGGTGCACCAGGTCGATGAGGAACCCGACGATCAGGACGAAGCCCGTGAGCGCGAGCAGCTCGCCCTGCACCTTGGTGAGATCGCGTGCGCCGACGTCGGCGACGAGCATCCGGCCGATACCGGGGAGGTTAAAGACCTGTTCGATCACCACGGCGCCAACGACGATGCCGGCGATCTGCACTCCGAGCATCGTGATGATGGAGAGGCCAACGGCGGGGAGGCCATGGCGGAGGAGGGCGCCCGTGCGAGTGTGTCCCTTCGCGGCAGCTGTTCGCACAAAATCGGCATCGATCGCCGTGAGCGTTGCGCTGCGAACAAAGCGCAAGAGAAGCGCTCCCTCGACAACGCCGATGGTGAGCGCCGGAAGGATGAGCGCGCGCAGCGCCGCACCAGGATCACCCCAGCCGGCGCGCGGAAATCCCTGCGCCGGAAGCCAGCCGAGCACAATCGCGAAGACCACGATCAGCATCATGCCGGCCCAGAGCACAGGCACCGCGGCCAGGAGCTGAGCGAGGGCGTTCAGGGCGGCACCGGAGACGCGATTCCGGCGTAGCGCCGCGATAACGCCGAAGGGAACGGCAATCACGATCGCCACGACCAGGGAGAGCAGGCCGAGGGGAACCGTCACGCGGGCCTTTTCCGCGAGCTCGGCCGCGACGGGAGCACCTGTGAGCAGCGATTCACCCAGATCGCCCGTCAGCACTCCACCAATCCACGCGAGGTACTGCAGGAGCACAGGGCGATCGAGCCCGAGCTCGGCGCGAAGAGCAGCAACCTGCTCGGGGGTTCCCTCCGTTCCCACGATCGTCTGTGCAACGTCACCCGGAAGAATCCGCAGCGTGCAGAAGATGATGGCGCTCGCCGCGAGCAGACCCAGCGCGAGAAGGGTCAGTCGAGTGAGCACGTAGCGAGGCATGCGGGCGGGAGCGGCGTCAGCGCTCGACGGTGACGCCGGCGAGGGGGAGGCGTGTTGAGGTCGCAGCCGTCGGGAAGCCGGTGACGCCGGGCGCAACGGCGATCACGTCCTGACGGACGTAGAGCCAGTCGGCCGGGTGCCATTCGGCGACGAGCTGGGCGGCCTCGGCGAGCAACTCGGCCGATGCGTCCTGGTCGATCTCGGCCATGGCCTCGGCGTAGCGCTCTTGTACGGCAGTCAACACGGCCTCATCGTGGATCGCGTAGTAGTAGTCGGGATCGGTCCACGTACTGAAATCTCGGGGCTCGACGTGATTGACGATGCTCAGCTGCCAGTCGCGTCGGGTGGAGGGATCGTGCACATCGCTGAGCCAGGTGGCGAACTCCACCGTGTTCACCTCGAGGGCGACGCCAATATCTGCGAAGGCGGAAACGAGCAGCGTCGGGAGCCTCGGGCCGTAGTGGTTCGAGATGGTCAGCTCAAGAGAGAGATCTTCGACGCCGGCCTCCGCCAACAGCTTGCGTGCTCCCTCCGGGTCGTGTGGAACGATTCCTGCCAGGTCTTCATACCCGGGATCGAGGGGCGGAATCGGGCCGAACAACGGCTCGGCGGCGCCGACGGCGGCCAGAATTGCGTCGTGATCGATGGCCCGGCGCAGGGCTTCGCGCACGCGCACATCGTCCAGCGGCGCCGCGGCGCTGTTGAACGCCAGAATGAACTTGTCGGTTGTTGTGGCTTCGACGATCGTGAACTCACCACTCAGTTGAGAGCTCAGCTCAGGGTCGATTGCGGGCATCGCATCGACCGAACCGTCGCGTCCTCCGCTGACGAGGGCCGCCTGGTCGCCGAAGTAGACGAAGCTCACCTCGGCCACGCCCGCGGGTTCGCCCCAGTAGTCCTCGTTGCGCACAAGCGACAGGGCATCGCCGCGGCTCCACGAATCGAGGGTGAAGGGGCCCGTGCCGTTTGCCGCCGTGCGGCGGTCGGTGTCGTCTTCCGCGGGAAGCACGAGGCCCGCCGGTCCGGTCAGGGCGAAGAGGAAGTTCTGGTTGGGGGCGTCGAGGGTGATCGTGATCGTCGACTCGTCGGGCGCCGAGATGTCGGCCGCATCCGCGAGAACGGCGTGGTTGTTCACCGACGGATCCGACTTGACGGTGGTCAGCGACGCCAGCGCATCGGCGGATGTCATCGGTGATCCGTCGTGGAAGGAGACGCCGTCCGCGAGGTGGAAGGTATACGTGAGGGCGTCGTCCGACACTTCCCAGCTCTCGGCAAGCGCGGGAACCACCTGGTCGCCGTCGATTGCGCGCGCAACGAGGCCCTCGTAGACATTGCCGATGAGGGCCTGCTCCAGGGCTGCTCCTGACGTGTGCCGGATATCGAGGTTGGTGGGCTCAGCGATCAGCCCGACGGTGAGCGAAGCGCTTTCGGCGGGGCTGCCCGGAACCGAGCCTCCGCCCGAACAGGCTGTCAGAGCGAGTGATCCGGCCGCGGCGATCGCCACGGTCATCAGCCGGAAGCGGACGGGGGCGTTCATGGGCGCACCTCTCGGGGGATGTCTGTGGAGATCTCGCGGGCGAGGGCCACGAAGGCGCCCTCCTGCACGTTGTGGGACGCGTCGAGCGTGACAACGCGGGCATGTGGCTGGTGTGCGCGGAAACGGGTGATGTCGTCGGGTGAGAGAAATCCGCGAGATGCGGCAACGAGGGTGACCGGAACGGTCACGTCCTCGAGCGCGCGCCAGCCAGCCTCCGGATCAGAGGCGACGCGAGGGGTGTCATCGCTCGGGGAGAAGATGCGGGCCATGTGGTGCTTCCACTCGATCCGGCCGTCCGCGCGGGTGCGTGTGTTGAGGAGCACCCCGCGTCGTGCGGCCTCGCGGGAACCGCCGAGGCTAAAGCTCATTGCATGGTCGACAGCGTCCTCCACCGAAGCGAAATCGAGGCGTCGGAAGAACTCCGCCAGCCCCGATGCTCCCTCGCGCCCCGCTCCGGGGACGATGTCGACGAGGGTCAGGGAAGACACAGTTCCCGGGTGGTGGGCTGCCGTCAAGAGGGCCGCGAGGCCGCCAAGGGAGTGGCCGATCAGGGCGACGGGGCCGGTCGCCCAGGCCGCGAGAGCGGCAGCCAGATCGGGGGCGAGGAGCTCCGGTGTGTAGGCTCCGTCGTTCCGCCACGATGATTCTCCATGGCCGGGCAGATCGATCGCGATGGCGGGTTCGGCCAGCGAGAGGATCGTTCTGTCCCACGTGTGGGCATTGAGGCCCGCTCCGTGCACGAAGAACGCTCGCGGCGCGCCGGTCCCATACACGAGCGCCGAGAGCGTTCGCCCATCCGCGAGGGTGATGTTCTCGCGCCGCACGACGGGAAGGGCGACCTTCTGCTCGAGCGCCTGATTGGGCAGGAATCCGAACTCGTCCAGGTCGGTGTGCGTCTGGGTCACGGTTCCTCGCGGGGTTGGCGGATGACAGTGGCACCATTGTCGGATGGATCGGGGGCACGCGGGAAATCTTCGCGATTTATGCCTCACGATTGCACCAAAGAGAAATCATAAGCTCCAGCAGCTGGCACTCAGATCGTGCACATCGGTTCTCCGTGCTGTGTTCATGTATCGCGAGTAGTGTGCAGAGCATGAGCCAGAAGCGTGTGCATCTGTCCCGCGGAGCGAGGGATTCCTACCGCTCGCTGGAGGCGTTTTCGACCGAGGTCAGCCGCATGGCCAACGAATACGGCGTGGACGATCGCCTCAAAGAACTCGTGATGTTGCACTGCTCTCAGCTCAACGGTTGCGCCTACTGCGTGCGTGCACACCTGGAGCGTGCGG containing:
- a CDS encoding ABC transporter ATP-binding protein: MSLEVTDLTVTISGTTVLDRVSFHVPDGARAGLIGESGSGKSMTALAILGLLPHEATASGSIRWNGRELLGIPDRELATLRGNEIAIVFQEPQSALNPIRSVGAQISESARIHRGLSRRAAERLAIALAERVRLPAPSDVVFRFPHELSGGQRQRVAIAMALAADPTLLIADEPTTALDVTVQAEILELMLGLVASQGMSLLFITHDLAVLNRVATHGVVLDQGRVVESGPVSTLLSTPAHPVTRGLLRDAAATMWRPGDE
- a CDS encoding ABC transporter ATP-binding protein; amino-acid sequence: MSDVLISARGLTKSYLLPRRELFAARRTSDALMSTNLDITRGSSLGIIGESGSGKSTLVRLLLGLGHPSSGTVTFDGRTVDAGARAGEQRWLRRRTGVVFQDPYGSLNPRMSVGRIVAEPLWALRIAGDHRARTQEVLTQVGLPADATSRYPHEFSGGQRQRIALARAIVHGPEVLFGDEPLSALDVSVRARIIDLLRSLRRDTGMTLVMVSHDIGVVQALCEETVVMTQGTIVERGTSAEVLRAPQHPYTRRLLDAVPRLP
- a CDS encoding ABC transporter permease, whose product is MWFRRLVRNPVGAVALGIIVIVVAAAAVSAVWTPFDPRDADAYARWEPPGWPHVLGTDDTGRDILSQIMAGARTTVFVAAGAGLIATMIGVLLASLGALTARPVREVVAVLVDVLIAFPVLLIAMMLSAAFGGSLWVVVWAVGIGYGVNIARVARAELRRVNRADFVLAARASGLTRGQILVRHLLPNAAPVFIVQLSWSMAAAVLAESGLSYLGFGSSVTQPSWGLLLAELQRYITVHPLSVVWPGLAITAAVLALNLLGDAIREATDPTLSRRDRPRAVQTPEVIA
- a CDS encoding alpha/beta fold hydrolase, coding for MTQTHTDLDEFGFLPNQALEQKVALPVVRRENITLADGRTLSALVYGTGAPRAFFVHGAGLNAHTWDRTILSLAEPAIAIDLPGHGESSWRNDGAYTPELLAPDLAAALAAWATGPVALIGHSLGGLAALLTAAHHPGTVSSLTLVDIVPGAGREGASGLAEFFRRLDFASVEDAVDHAMSFSLGGSREAARRGVLLNTRTRADGRIEWKHHMARIFSPSDDTPRVASDPEAGWRALEDVTVPVTLVAASRGFLSPDDITRFRAHQPHARVVTLDASHNVQEGAFVALAREISTDIPREVRP
- a CDS encoding ABC transporter permease — translated: MPRYVLTRLTLLALGLLAASAIIFCTLRILPGDVAQTIVGTEGTPEQVAALRAELGLDRPVLLQYLAWIGGVLTGDLGESLLTGAPVAAELAEKARVTVPLGLLSLVVAIVIAVPFGVIAALRRNRVSGAALNALAQLLAAVPVLWAGMMLIVVFAIVLGWLPAQGFPRAGWGDPGAALRALILPALTIGVVEGALLLRFVRSATLTAIDADFVRTAAAKGHTRTGALLRHGLPAVGLSIITMLGVQIAGIVVGAVVIEQVFNLPGIGRMLVADVGARDLTKVQGELLALTGFVLIVGFLIDLVHRAIDPRQRDTAEVQS
- a CDS encoding ABC transporter substrate-binding protein produces the protein MNAPVRFRLMTVAIAAAGSLALTACSGGGSVPGSPAESASLTVGLIAEPTNLDIRHTSGAALEQALIGNVYEGLVARAIDGDQVVPALAESWEVSDDALTYTFHLADGVSFHDGSPMTSADALASLTTVKSDPSVNNHAVLADAADISAPDESTITITLDAPNQNFLFALTGPAGLVLPAEDDTDRRTAANGTGPFTLDSWSRGDALSLVRNEDYWGEPAGVAEVSFVYFGDQAALVSGGRDGSVDAMPAIDPELSSQLSGEFTIVEATTTDKFILAFNSAAAPLDDVRVREALRRAIDHDAILAAVGAAEPLFGPIPPLDPGYEDLAGIVPHDPEGARKLLAEAGVEDLSLELTISNHYGPRLPTLLVSAFADIGVALEVNTVEFATWLSDVHDPSTRRDWQLSIVNHVEPRDFSTWTDPDYYYAIHDEAVLTAVQERYAEAMAEIDQDASAELLAEAAQLVAEWHPADWLYVRQDVIAVAPGVTGFPTAATSTRLPLAGVTVER